Proteins encoded within one genomic window of Ovis aries strain OAR_USU_Benz2616 breed Rambouillet chromosome 1, ARS-UI_Ramb_v3.0, whole genome shotgun sequence:
- the SEMA6C gene encoding semaphorin-6C isoform X4, whose amino-acid sequence MPPSPTWPCLQRAACIQPQLQTSRPVTLWFTEALGLSPRSAPPKPHFVHALEHGEHVYFFFREVSVEDARLGRVQFSRVARVCKRDMGGSPRALDRHWTSFLKLRLNCSVPGDSTFYFDVLQALTGPVNLYGRSALFGVFTTQTNSIPGSAVCAFYLDDIERGFEGKFKEQRSLDGAWTPVSEDRVPSPRPGSCAGVGVAALFPSSRDLPDDVLTFIKAHPLLDPAVPPATHQPLLTLTSRALLTQVAVDGMAGPYSNTTVLFLGSNDGTVLKVLPPGGQSGGSEPILLEEINAYSPSRCSGKRAAQTARRVIGLELDTEGHRLFVAFSGCIIYLPLSRCARHGACRRSCLASQDPYCGWDSSRGCVDIRAPGGTDVDPTGNQESMEHDDCQDGATGSQSGTGDSTYVLLSPGPSPETPSPPSDAHPRPQSSTLGAHTQGVRRDLPPASASRSVPIPLLLACVAAAFALGASVSGLLVSCACRRAHRRRSKDIESAGIPRPLSLRSLARLHGAGPEPPPPSKDGEGAQTPQLYTTFLPPPEGVPPPELACLPTPESTPELPVKHLRHAGGPWEWNQNGNNAKEARSRARGGNAAGGPAPRVLVKPPPPGCPGQAVEVTTLEELLRYLHGPQAPRKEAEPPAAAPFTSRPLPPEPAPTLFAGPSLLPRDCAPPRRLDVPPEGKCPAPAGRPALSAPAPRLGVGGSRKLPFSSHRAPPALLTRVPSGGPSRYSGGAGRHLLYLGRPEGHRGRALKRVDVEKPQGPLKPPFVGPSSQAAVPNGSHFNF is encoded by the exons ATGCCACCCAGTCCAACGTGGCCGTGTTTGCAG AGGGCAGCTTGTATTCAGCCACAGCTGCAGACTTCCAGGCCAGTGACGCTGTGGTTTACCGAAGCCTTGGGCCTCAGCCCCCGCTCCGCTCCGCCAA AGCCACACTTTGTCCACGCTTTGGAGCATGGAGAGCATGTCTACTTCTTCTTCCGAGAAGTCTCTGTGGAGGATGCCCGGCTGGGGAGG GTGCAGTTCTCCCGTGTGGCCCGTGTGTGTAAGCGCGACATGGGTGGCTCACCTAGAGCCTTGGACCGCCACTGGACATCCTTCCTGAAGCTGCGGCTCAACTGCTCTGTCCCTGGAGACTCGACCTTCTATTTTGACGTCTTACAGGCCTTGACAGGGCCTGTGAACTTGTATGGTCGCTCTGCTCTCTTTGGGGTCTTCACCACCCAGACCAATAG CATTCCTGGCTCTGCGGTCTGCGCCTTCTACCTGGATGATATCGAGCGTGGGTTTGAGGGCAAGTTCAAGGAGCAGAGAAGTCTGGATGGGGCCTGGACCCCTGTGTCTGAGGACAGGGTCCCCTCCCCCAG GCCCGGATCCTGTGCAGGAGTAGGTGTAGCTGCACTGTTCCCCTCTTCTCGAGACCTCCCGGATGATGTCCTGACCTTCATCAAGGCTCACCCACTCCTGGACCCTGCTGTGCCACCTGCCACCCATCAGCCTCTGCTCACCCTCACCAGCAG GGCCCTACTGACCCAGGTGGCTGTGGATGGCATGGCTGGTCCCTACAGTAACACCACAGTCCTGTTCCTTGGCTCCAATGATGGGACAGTGCTGAAGGTGCTACCCCCAGGGGGGCAATCTGGGGGCTCTGAGCCCATTCTGTTGGAAGAGATCAATGCCTACAGCCCCTCCCG GTGCAGTGGGAAGCGGGCAGCTCAAACAGCACGGCGGGTCATAGGGCTGGAGCTGGACACCGAAGGTCACAGGCTTTTTGTGGCTTTTTCTGGCTGCATCATCTACCTCCCTCTTAGTCGGTGTGCCCGGCATGGGGCCTGTCGGAG GAGCTGTCTGGCTTCTCAGGACCCATACTGTGGATGGGACAGCTCCAGAGGCTGCGTGGATATCAGGGCACCTGGTGG GACTGATGTGGATCCAACTGGTAACCAGGAATCAATGGAGCATGATGACTGCCAAG ATGGAGCTACTGGGAGTCAGTCTGGTACAGGGGATTCCACTTATG TGCTTCTGAGTCCTGGCCCTTCCCCTGAGACCCCCAGCCCCCCCAGTGATGCCCATCCCCGGCCCCAGTCTTCCACTCTTGGAGCTCACACTCAGG GAGTGCGCCGAGACCTCCCACCAGCCTCAGCCTCACGCTCagtccccatcccactcctcctgGCCTGTGTGGCCGCGGCCTTCGCTCTGGGCGCCTCTGTCTCTGGCCTCCTGGTCTCCTGCGCCTGTCGCCGAGCGCACCGACGGCGGAGCAAGGATATCGAGTCTGCAGGGATCCCACGTCCTCTCTCCCTCCGCAGCTTGGCCCGGCTGCATGGGGCGGGCCCAGAGCCGCCGCCGCCGTCCAAGGACGGGGAGGGGGCCCAGACGCCGCAGCTCTACAccaccttcctgcctcctcccgAGGGCGTACCCCCGCCAGAGCTGGCCTGCCTGCCTACCCCGGAGTCCACGCCAGAGCTGCCGGTCAAGCACCTCCGCCACGCCGGGGGTCCCTGGGAGTGGAACCAGAACGGGAACAACGCCAAGGAGGCCCGGAGCCGCGCCCGAGGCGGGAACGCGGCGGGTGGCCCCGCGCCGCGCGTGCTGGTGAAGCCGCCGCCGCCTGGCTGTCCCGGGCAGGCCGTGGAAGTCACCACCCTGGAGGAACTCCTGCGCTACCTGCACGGCCCGCAGGCGCCCAGGAAGGAGGCCGAgcccccggccgccgccccttTCACCTCGCGGCCGCTGCCGCCCGAGCCCGCCCCCACCCTCTTTGCCGGCCCCAGCCTGCTGCCCCGGGACTGTGCCCCGCCTCGGAGGCTGGACGTGCCCCCGGAGGGCAAGTGCCCGGCCCCCGCCGGCCGGCCTGCGCTCTCCGCCCCAGCTCCCCGGCTCGGGGTGGGTGGCAGCCGGAAGCTGCCCTTCTCCTCGCACCGTGCACCCCCTGCGCTGCTCACCCGAGTCCCCTCGGGAGGCCCATCCAGGTACTCGGGGGGTGCCGGGAGACACCTCCTGTACCTGGGTCGGCCTGAGGGGCACCGGGGCCGCGCCCTGAAGAGGGTGGACGTCGAGAAGCCCCAGGGGCCCCTGAAGCCTCCCTTCGTCGGGCCCTCCTCGCAGGCGGCCGTCCCTAACGGCAGCCATTTTAACTTTTGA
- the SEMA6C gene encoding semaphorin-6C isoform X2, whose product MPRAPHFMPLLLLLLLLSIPHTQAAFPQDPLPLLTSDLHGISPLSWFRGLEDDAVVAELGLDFQRFLTLNRTLLVAARDHVFSFDLQAQEEGEGLVPNKYLTWRSQDMENCAVRGKLTDECYNYIRVLVPWDSQTLLACGTNSFSPVCRSYGVTSLQQEGEELSGQARCPFDATQSNVAVFAEGSLYSATAADFQASDAVVYRSLGPQPPLRSAKYDSKWLREPHFVHALEHGEHVYFFFREVSVEDARLGRVQFSRVARVCKRDMGGSPRALDRHWTSFLKLRLNCSVPGDSTFYFDVLQALTGPVNLYGRSALFGVFTTQTNSIPGSAVCAFYLDDIERGFEGKFKEQRSLDGAWTPVSEDRVPSPRPGSCAGVGVAALFPSSRDLPDDVLTFIKAHPLLDPAVPPATHQPLLTLTSRALLTQVAVDGMAGPYSNTTVLFLGSNDGTVLKVLPPGGQSGGSEPILLEEINAYSPSRCSGKRAAQTARRVIGLELDTEGHRLFVAFSGCIIYLPLSRCARHGACRRSCLASQDPYCGWDSSRGCVDIRAPGGTDVDPTGNQESMEHDDCQDGATGSQSGTGDSTYGVRRDLPPASASRSVPIPLLLACVAAAFALGASVSGLLVSCACRRAHRRRSKDIESAGIPRPLSLRSLARLHGAGPEPPPPSKDGEGAQTPQLYTTFLPPPEGVPPPELACLPTPESTPELPVKHLRHAGGPWEWNQNGNNAKEARSRARGGNAAGGPAPRVLVKPPPPGCPGQAVEVTTLEELLRYLHGPQAPRKEAEPPAAAPFTSRPLPPEPAPTLFAGPSLLPRDCAPPRRLDVPPEGKCPAPAGRPALSAPAPRLGVGGSRKLPFSSHRAPPALLTRVPSGGPSRYSGGAGRHLLYLGRPEGHRGRALKRVDVEKPQGPLKPPFVGPSSQAAVPNGSHFNF is encoded by the exons ATGCCCCGTGCCCCCCACTTCatgcccttgctgctgctactcTTGCTGCTCTCAATTCCCCACACCCAGGCTGCATTTCCCCAGGACCCTCTCCCTCTGCTGACCTCTGACCTGCACG GTATTTCTCCATTATCCTGGTTCCGGGGCCTGGAGGATGATGCTGTGGTTGCAGAACTTGGGCTGGACTTTCAGAGATTCCTGACCCTGAACCGGACCTTGCTAGTGGCTGCCAG GGATCACGTTTTCTCCTTTGATCTTCAAGCCCAAGAAGAAGGGGAGGGGCTCGTGCCCAACAAG TATCTAACATGGaggagccaagacatggagaacTGTGCCGTGCGGGGCAAGCTGACG GACGAGTGCTACAACTACATTCGCGTTCTCGTGCCCTGGGACTCCCAGACGCTCCTTGCCTGTGGAACGAACTCATTCAGCCCCGTGTGCCGCAGCTATGGG GTAACTTCGCTGCAGCAGGAGGGTGAGGAGCTGAGTGGGCAGGCTCGATGCCCCTTTGATGCCACCCAGTCCAACGTGGCCGTGTTTGCAG AGGGCAGCTTGTATTCAGCCACAGCTGCAGACTTCCAGGCCAGTGACGCTGTGGTTTACCGAAGCCTTGGGCCTCAGCCCCCGCTCCGCTCCGCCAAGTACGACTCCAAGTGGCTCCGAG AGCCACACTTTGTCCACGCTTTGGAGCATGGAGAGCATGTCTACTTCTTCTTCCGAGAAGTCTCTGTGGAGGATGCCCGGCTGGGGAGG GTGCAGTTCTCCCGTGTGGCCCGTGTGTGTAAGCGCGACATGGGTGGCTCACCTAGAGCCTTGGACCGCCACTGGACATCCTTCCTGAAGCTGCGGCTCAACTGCTCTGTCCCTGGAGACTCGACCTTCTATTTTGACGTCTTACAGGCCTTGACAGGGCCTGTGAACTTGTATGGTCGCTCTGCTCTCTTTGGGGTCTTCACCACCCAGACCAATAG CATTCCTGGCTCTGCGGTCTGCGCCTTCTACCTGGATGATATCGAGCGTGGGTTTGAGGGCAAGTTCAAGGAGCAGAGAAGTCTGGATGGGGCCTGGACCCCTGTGTCTGAGGACAGGGTCCCCTCCCCCAG GCCCGGATCCTGTGCAGGAGTAGGTGTAGCTGCACTGTTCCCCTCTTCTCGAGACCTCCCGGATGATGTCCTGACCTTCATCAAGGCTCACCCACTCCTGGACCCTGCTGTGCCACCTGCCACCCATCAGCCTCTGCTCACCCTCACCAGCAG GGCCCTACTGACCCAGGTGGCTGTGGATGGCATGGCTGGTCCCTACAGTAACACCACAGTCCTGTTCCTTGGCTCCAATGATGGGACAGTGCTGAAGGTGCTACCCCCAGGGGGGCAATCTGGGGGCTCTGAGCCCATTCTGTTGGAAGAGATCAATGCCTACAGCCCCTCCCG GTGCAGTGGGAAGCGGGCAGCTCAAACAGCACGGCGGGTCATAGGGCTGGAGCTGGACACCGAAGGTCACAGGCTTTTTGTGGCTTTTTCTGGCTGCATCATCTACCTCCCTCTTAGTCGGTGTGCCCGGCATGGGGCCTGTCGGAG GAGCTGTCTGGCTTCTCAGGACCCATACTGTGGATGGGACAGCTCCAGAGGCTGCGTGGATATCAGGGCACCTGGTGG GACTGATGTGGATCCAACTGGTAACCAGGAATCAATGGAGCATGATGACTGCCAAG ATGGAGCTACTGGGAGTCAGTCTGGTACAGGGGATTCCACTTATG GAGTGCGCCGAGACCTCCCACCAGCCTCAGCCTCACGCTCagtccccatcccactcctcctgGCCTGTGTGGCCGCGGCCTTCGCTCTGGGCGCCTCTGTCTCTGGCCTCCTGGTCTCCTGCGCCTGTCGCCGAGCGCACCGACGGCGGAGCAAGGATATCGAGTCTGCAGGGATCCCACGTCCTCTCTCCCTCCGCAGCTTGGCCCGGCTGCATGGGGCGGGCCCAGAGCCGCCGCCGCCGTCCAAGGACGGGGAGGGGGCCCAGACGCCGCAGCTCTACAccaccttcctgcctcctcccgAGGGCGTACCCCCGCCAGAGCTGGCCTGCCTGCCTACCCCGGAGTCCACGCCAGAGCTGCCGGTCAAGCACCTCCGCCACGCCGGGGGTCCCTGGGAGTGGAACCAGAACGGGAACAACGCCAAGGAGGCCCGGAGCCGCGCCCGAGGCGGGAACGCGGCGGGTGGCCCCGCGCCGCGCGTGCTGGTGAAGCCGCCGCCGCCTGGCTGTCCCGGGCAGGCCGTGGAAGTCACCACCCTGGAGGAACTCCTGCGCTACCTGCACGGCCCGCAGGCGCCCAGGAAGGAGGCCGAgcccccggccgccgccccttTCACCTCGCGGCCGCTGCCGCCCGAGCCCGCCCCCACCCTCTTTGCCGGCCCCAGCCTGCTGCCCCGGGACTGTGCCCCGCCTCGGAGGCTGGACGTGCCCCCGGAGGGCAAGTGCCCGGCCCCCGCCGGCCGGCCTGCGCTCTCCGCCCCAGCTCCCCGGCTCGGGGTGGGTGGCAGCCGGAAGCTGCCCTTCTCCTCGCACCGTGCACCCCCTGCGCTGCTCACCCGAGTCCCCTCGGGAGGCCCATCCAGGTACTCGGGGGGTGCCGGGAGACACCTCCTGTACCTGGGTCGGCCTGAGGGGCACCGGGGCCGCGCCCTGAAGAGGGTGGACGTCGAGAAGCCCCAGGGGCCCCTGAAGCCTCCCTTCGTCGGGCCCTCCTCGCAGGCGGCCGTCCCTAACGGCAGCCATTTTAACTTTTGA
- the SEMA6C gene encoding semaphorin-6C isoform X1, producing MPRAPHFMPLLLLLLLLSIPHTQAAFPQDPLPLLTSDLHGISPLSWFRGLEDDAVVAELGLDFQRFLTLNRTLLVAARDHVFSFDLQAQEEGEGLVPNKYLTWRSQDMENCAVRGKLTDECYNYIRVLVPWDSQTLLACGTNSFSPVCRSYGVTSLQQEGEELSGQARCPFDATQSNVAVFAEGSLYSATAADFQASDAVVYRSLGPQPPLRSAKYDSKWLREPHFVHALEHGEHVYFFFREVSVEDARLGRVQFSRVARVCKRDMGGSPRALDRHWTSFLKLRLNCSVPGDSTFYFDVLQALTGPVNLYGRSALFGVFTTQTNSIPGSAVCAFYLDDIERGFEGKFKEQRSLDGAWTPVSEDRVPSPRPGSCAGVGVAALFPSSRDLPDDVLTFIKAHPLLDPAVPPATHQPLLTLTSRALLTQVAVDGMAGPYSNTTVLFLGSNDGTVLKVLPPGGQSGGSEPILLEEINAYSPSRCSGKRAAQTARRVIGLELDTEGHRLFVAFSGCIIYLPLSRCARHGACRRSCLASQDPYCGWDSSRGCVDIRAPGGTDVDPTGNQESMEHDDCQDGATGSQSGTGDSTYVLLSPGPSPETPSPPSDAHPRPQSSTLGAHTQGVRRDLPPASASRSVPIPLLLACVAAAFALGASVSGLLVSCACRRAHRRRSKDIESAGIPRPLSLRSLARLHGAGPEPPPPSKDGEGAQTPQLYTTFLPPPEGVPPPELACLPTPESTPELPVKHLRHAGGPWEWNQNGNNAKEARSRARGGNAAGGPAPRVLVKPPPPGCPGQAVEVTTLEELLRYLHGPQAPRKEAEPPAAAPFTSRPLPPEPAPTLFAGPSLLPRDCAPPRRLDVPPEGKCPAPAGRPALSAPAPRLGVGGSRKLPFSSHRAPPALLTRVPSGGPSRYSGGAGRHLLYLGRPEGHRGRALKRVDVEKPQGPLKPPFVGPSSQAAVPNGSHFNF from the exons ATGCCCCGTGCCCCCCACTTCatgcccttgctgctgctactcTTGCTGCTCTCAATTCCCCACACCCAGGCTGCATTTCCCCAGGACCCTCTCCCTCTGCTGACCTCTGACCTGCACG GTATTTCTCCATTATCCTGGTTCCGGGGCCTGGAGGATGATGCTGTGGTTGCAGAACTTGGGCTGGACTTTCAGAGATTCCTGACCCTGAACCGGACCTTGCTAGTGGCTGCCAG GGATCACGTTTTCTCCTTTGATCTTCAAGCCCAAGAAGAAGGGGAGGGGCTCGTGCCCAACAAG TATCTAACATGGaggagccaagacatggagaacTGTGCCGTGCGGGGCAAGCTGACG GACGAGTGCTACAACTACATTCGCGTTCTCGTGCCCTGGGACTCCCAGACGCTCCTTGCCTGTGGAACGAACTCATTCAGCCCCGTGTGCCGCAGCTATGGG GTAACTTCGCTGCAGCAGGAGGGTGAGGAGCTGAGTGGGCAGGCTCGATGCCCCTTTGATGCCACCCAGTCCAACGTGGCCGTGTTTGCAG AGGGCAGCTTGTATTCAGCCACAGCTGCAGACTTCCAGGCCAGTGACGCTGTGGTTTACCGAAGCCTTGGGCCTCAGCCCCCGCTCCGCTCCGCCAAGTACGACTCCAAGTGGCTCCGAG AGCCACACTTTGTCCACGCTTTGGAGCATGGAGAGCATGTCTACTTCTTCTTCCGAGAAGTCTCTGTGGAGGATGCCCGGCTGGGGAGG GTGCAGTTCTCCCGTGTGGCCCGTGTGTGTAAGCGCGACATGGGTGGCTCACCTAGAGCCTTGGACCGCCACTGGACATCCTTCCTGAAGCTGCGGCTCAACTGCTCTGTCCCTGGAGACTCGACCTTCTATTTTGACGTCTTACAGGCCTTGACAGGGCCTGTGAACTTGTATGGTCGCTCTGCTCTCTTTGGGGTCTTCACCACCCAGACCAATAG CATTCCTGGCTCTGCGGTCTGCGCCTTCTACCTGGATGATATCGAGCGTGGGTTTGAGGGCAAGTTCAAGGAGCAGAGAAGTCTGGATGGGGCCTGGACCCCTGTGTCTGAGGACAGGGTCCCCTCCCCCAG GCCCGGATCCTGTGCAGGAGTAGGTGTAGCTGCACTGTTCCCCTCTTCTCGAGACCTCCCGGATGATGTCCTGACCTTCATCAAGGCTCACCCACTCCTGGACCCTGCTGTGCCACCTGCCACCCATCAGCCTCTGCTCACCCTCACCAGCAG GGCCCTACTGACCCAGGTGGCTGTGGATGGCATGGCTGGTCCCTACAGTAACACCACAGTCCTGTTCCTTGGCTCCAATGATGGGACAGTGCTGAAGGTGCTACCCCCAGGGGGGCAATCTGGGGGCTCTGAGCCCATTCTGTTGGAAGAGATCAATGCCTACAGCCCCTCCCG GTGCAGTGGGAAGCGGGCAGCTCAAACAGCACGGCGGGTCATAGGGCTGGAGCTGGACACCGAAGGTCACAGGCTTTTTGTGGCTTTTTCTGGCTGCATCATCTACCTCCCTCTTAGTCGGTGTGCCCGGCATGGGGCCTGTCGGAG GAGCTGTCTGGCTTCTCAGGACCCATACTGTGGATGGGACAGCTCCAGAGGCTGCGTGGATATCAGGGCACCTGGTGG GACTGATGTGGATCCAACTGGTAACCAGGAATCAATGGAGCATGATGACTGCCAAG ATGGAGCTACTGGGAGTCAGTCTGGTACAGGGGATTCCACTTATG TGCTTCTGAGTCCTGGCCCTTCCCCTGAGACCCCCAGCCCCCCCAGTGATGCCCATCCCCGGCCCCAGTCTTCCACTCTTGGAGCTCACACTCAGG GAGTGCGCCGAGACCTCCCACCAGCCTCAGCCTCACGCTCagtccccatcccactcctcctgGCCTGTGTGGCCGCGGCCTTCGCTCTGGGCGCCTCTGTCTCTGGCCTCCTGGTCTCCTGCGCCTGTCGCCGAGCGCACCGACGGCGGAGCAAGGATATCGAGTCTGCAGGGATCCCACGTCCTCTCTCCCTCCGCAGCTTGGCCCGGCTGCATGGGGCGGGCCCAGAGCCGCCGCCGCCGTCCAAGGACGGGGAGGGGGCCCAGACGCCGCAGCTCTACAccaccttcctgcctcctcccgAGGGCGTACCCCCGCCAGAGCTGGCCTGCCTGCCTACCCCGGAGTCCACGCCAGAGCTGCCGGTCAAGCACCTCCGCCACGCCGGGGGTCCCTGGGAGTGGAACCAGAACGGGAACAACGCCAAGGAGGCCCGGAGCCGCGCCCGAGGCGGGAACGCGGCGGGTGGCCCCGCGCCGCGCGTGCTGGTGAAGCCGCCGCCGCCTGGCTGTCCCGGGCAGGCCGTGGAAGTCACCACCCTGGAGGAACTCCTGCGCTACCTGCACGGCCCGCAGGCGCCCAGGAAGGAGGCCGAgcccccggccgccgccccttTCACCTCGCGGCCGCTGCCGCCCGAGCCCGCCCCCACCCTCTTTGCCGGCCCCAGCCTGCTGCCCCGGGACTGTGCCCCGCCTCGGAGGCTGGACGTGCCCCCGGAGGGCAAGTGCCCGGCCCCCGCCGGCCGGCCTGCGCTCTCCGCCCCAGCTCCCCGGCTCGGGGTGGGTGGCAGCCGGAAGCTGCCCTTCTCCTCGCACCGTGCACCCCCTGCGCTGCTCACCCGAGTCCCCTCGGGAGGCCCATCCAGGTACTCGGGGGGTGCCGGGAGACACCTCCTGTACCTGGGTCGGCCTGAGGGGCACCGGGGCCGCGCCCTGAAGAGGGTGGACGTCGAGAAGCCCCAGGGGCCCCTGAAGCCTCCCTTCGTCGGGCCCTCCTCGCAGGCGGCCGTCCCTAACGGCAGCCATTTTAACTTTTGA
- the SEMA6C gene encoding semaphorin-6C isoform X3: MPRAPHFMPLLLLLLLLSIPHTQAAFPQDPLPLLTSDLHGISPLSWFRGLEDDAVVAELGLDFQRFLTLNRTLLVAARDHVFSFDLQAQEEGEGLVPNKYLTWRSQDMENCAVRGKLTDECYNYIRVLVPWDSQTLLACGTNSFSPVCRSYGVTSLQQEGEELSGQARCPFDATQSNVAVFAEGSLYSATAADFQASDAVVYRSLGPQPPLRSAKYDSKWLREPHFVHALEHGEHVYFFFREVSVEDARLGRVQFSRVARVCKRDMGGSPRALDRHWTSFLKLRLNCSVPGDSTFYFDVLQALTGPVNLYGRSALFGVFTTQTNSIPGSAVCAFYLDDIERGFEGKFKEQRSLDGAWTPVSEDRVPSPRPGSCAGVGVAALFPSSRDLPDDVLTFIKAHPLLDPAVPPATHQPLLTLTSRCSGKRAAQTARRVIGLELDTEGHRLFVAFSGCIIYLPLSRCARHGACRRSCLASQDPYCGWDSSRGCVDIRAPGGTDVDPTGNQESMEHDDCQDGATGSQSGTGDSTYVLLSPGPSPETPSPPSDAHPRPQSSTLGAHTQGVRRDLPPASASRSVPIPLLLACVAAAFALGASVSGLLVSCACRRAHRRRSKDIESAGIPRPLSLRSLARLHGAGPEPPPPSKDGEGAQTPQLYTTFLPPPEGVPPPELACLPTPESTPELPVKHLRHAGGPWEWNQNGNNAKEARSRARGGNAAGGPAPRVLVKPPPPGCPGQAVEVTTLEELLRYLHGPQAPRKEAEPPAAAPFTSRPLPPEPAPTLFAGPSLLPRDCAPPRRLDVPPEGKCPAPAGRPALSAPAPRLGVGGSRKLPFSSHRAPPALLTRVPSGGPSRYSGGAGRHLLYLGRPEGHRGRALKRVDVEKPQGPLKPPFVGPSSQAAVPNGSHFNF, translated from the exons ATGCCCCGTGCCCCCCACTTCatgcccttgctgctgctactcTTGCTGCTCTCAATTCCCCACACCCAGGCTGCATTTCCCCAGGACCCTCTCCCTCTGCTGACCTCTGACCTGCACG GTATTTCTCCATTATCCTGGTTCCGGGGCCTGGAGGATGATGCTGTGGTTGCAGAACTTGGGCTGGACTTTCAGAGATTCCTGACCCTGAACCGGACCTTGCTAGTGGCTGCCAG GGATCACGTTTTCTCCTTTGATCTTCAAGCCCAAGAAGAAGGGGAGGGGCTCGTGCCCAACAAG TATCTAACATGGaggagccaagacatggagaacTGTGCCGTGCGGGGCAAGCTGACG GACGAGTGCTACAACTACATTCGCGTTCTCGTGCCCTGGGACTCCCAGACGCTCCTTGCCTGTGGAACGAACTCATTCAGCCCCGTGTGCCGCAGCTATGGG GTAACTTCGCTGCAGCAGGAGGGTGAGGAGCTGAGTGGGCAGGCTCGATGCCCCTTTGATGCCACCCAGTCCAACGTGGCCGTGTTTGCAG AGGGCAGCTTGTATTCAGCCACAGCTGCAGACTTCCAGGCCAGTGACGCTGTGGTTTACCGAAGCCTTGGGCCTCAGCCCCCGCTCCGCTCCGCCAAGTACGACTCCAAGTGGCTCCGAG AGCCACACTTTGTCCACGCTTTGGAGCATGGAGAGCATGTCTACTTCTTCTTCCGAGAAGTCTCTGTGGAGGATGCCCGGCTGGGGAGG GTGCAGTTCTCCCGTGTGGCCCGTGTGTGTAAGCGCGACATGGGTGGCTCACCTAGAGCCTTGGACCGCCACTGGACATCCTTCCTGAAGCTGCGGCTCAACTGCTCTGTCCCTGGAGACTCGACCTTCTATTTTGACGTCTTACAGGCCTTGACAGGGCCTGTGAACTTGTATGGTCGCTCTGCTCTCTTTGGGGTCTTCACCACCCAGACCAATAG CATTCCTGGCTCTGCGGTCTGCGCCTTCTACCTGGATGATATCGAGCGTGGGTTTGAGGGCAAGTTCAAGGAGCAGAGAAGTCTGGATGGGGCCTGGACCCCTGTGTCTGAGGACAGGGTCCCCTCCCCCAG GCCCGGATCCTGTGCAGGAGTAGGTGTAGCTGCACTGTTCCCCTCTTCTCGAGACCTCCCGGATGATGTCCTGACCTTCATCAAGGCTCACCCACTCCTGGACCCTGCTGTGCCACCTGCCACCCATCAGCCTCTGCTCACCCTCACCAGCAG GTGCAGTGGGAAGCGGGCAGCTCAAACAGCACGGCGGGTCATAGGGCTGGAGCTGGACACCGAAGGTCACAGGCTTTTTGTGGCTTTTTCTGGCTGCATCATCTACCTCCCTCTTAGTCGGTGTGCCCGGCATGGGGCCTGTCGGAG GAGCTGTCTGGCTTCTCAGGACCCATACTGTGGATGGGACAGCTCCAGAGGCTGCGTGGATATCAGGGCACCTGGTGG GACTGATGTGGATCCAACTGGTAACCAGGAATCAATGGAGCATGATGACTGCCAAG ATGGAGCTACTGGGAGTCAGTCTGGTACAGGGGATTCCACTTATG TGCTTCTGAGTCCTGGCCCTTCCCCTGAGACCCCCAGCCCCCCCAGTGATGCCCATCCCCGGCCCCAGTCTTCCACTCTTGGAGCTCACACTCAGG GAGTGCGCCGAGACCTCCCACCAGCCTCAGCCTCACGCTCagtccccatcccactcctcctgGCCTGTGTGGCCGCGGCCTTCGCTCTGGGCGCCTCTGTCTCTGGCCTCCTGGTCTCCTGCGCCTGTCGCCGAGCGCACCGACGGCGGAGCAAGGATATCGAGTCTGCAGGGATCCCACGTCCTCTCTCCCTCCGCAGCTTGGCCCGGCTGCATGGGGCGGGCCCAGAGCCGCCGCCGCCGTCCAAGGACGGGGAGGGGGCCCAGACGCCGCAGCTCTACAccaccttcctgcctcctcccgAGGGCGTACCCCCGCCAGAGCTGGCCTGCCTGCCTACCCCGGAGTCCACGCCAGAGCTGCCGGTCAAGCACCTCCGCCACGCCGGGGGTCCCTGGGAGTGGAACCAGAACGGGAACAACGCCAAGGAGGCCCGGAGCCGCGCCCGAGGCGGGAACGCGGCGGGTGGCCCCGCGCCGCGCGTGCTGGTGAAGCCGCCGCCGCCTGGCTGTCCCGGGCAGGCCGTGGAAGTCACCACCCTGGAGGAACTCCTGCGCTACCTGCACGGCCCGCAGGCGCCCAGGAAGGAGGCCGAgcccccggccgccgccccttTCACCTCGCGGCCGCTGCCGCCCGAGCCCGCCCCCACCCTCTTTGCCGGCCCCAGCCTGCTGCCCCGGGACTGTGCCCCGCCTCGGAGGCTGGACGTGCCCCCGGAGGGCAAGTGCCCGGCCCCCGCCGGCCGGCCTGCGCTCTCCGCCCCAGCTCCCCGGCTCGGGGTGGGTGGCAGCCGGAAGCTGCCCTTCTCCTCGCACCGTGCACCCCCTGCGCTGCTCACCCGAGTCCCCTCGGGAGGCCCATCCAGGTACTCGGGGGGTGCCGGGAGACACCTCCTGTACCTGGGTCGGCCTGAGGGGCACCGGGGCCGCGCCCTGAAGAGGGTGGACGTCGAGAAGCCCCAGGGGCCCCTGAAGCCTCCCTTCGTCGGGCCCTCCTCGCAGGCGGCCGTCCCTAACGGCAGCCATTTTAACTTTTGA